The proteins below come from a single Vicugna pacos chromosome 13, VicPac4, whole genome shotgun sequence genomic window:
- the SRRM1 gene encoding serine/arginine repetitive matrix protein 1 isoform X7, whose translation MDAGFFRGTSAEQDNRFSNKQKKLLKQLKFAECLEKKVDMSKVNLEVIKPWITKRVTEILGFEDDVVIEFIFNQLEVKNPDSKMMQINLTGFLNGKNAREFMGELWPLLLSAQENIAGIPSAFLELKKEEIKQRQIEQEKLASMKKQDEDKDKRDKEEKESSREKRERSRSPRRRKSRSPSPRRRSSPVRRERKRSHSRSPRHRTKSRSPSPAPEKKEKTPELPEPSVKVKEPSVQEATSTSDILKVPKPEPVPEPKEPSPEKNSKKEKEKEKTRPRSRSRSKSRSRTRSRSPSHTRPRRRHRSRSRSYSPRRRPSPRRRPSPRRRTPPRRMPPPPRHRRSRSPVRRRRRSSASLSGSSSSSSSSRSRSPPKKPPKRTSSPPRKTRRLSPSGSPPRRRHRPSPPATPPPKTRHSPTPQQSNRTRKSRVSVSPGRTSVTKHKGTEKRESPSPAPKPRKVELSESEEDKGGKMAAADSVQQRRQYRRQNQQSSSDSGSSSSSEDERPKRSHVKNGEVGRRRRHSPSRSASPSPRKRQKETSPRGRRRRSPSPPPARRRRSPSPAPPPRRRRSPTPPPRRRTPSPPPRRRSPSPRRYSPPIQRRYSPSPPPKRRTASPPPPPPKRRASPSPPPKRRVSHSPPPKQRSSPVTKRRSPSLSSKHRKGSSPSRSTREARSPQPNKRHSPSPRPRAPQTSSSPPPVRRGASSSPQRRQSPSPSSRPIRRVSRTPEPKKTKKAASPSPQSVRRVSSSRSVSGSPEPAAKKAPAPPSPVQSQSPSTNWSPAVPVKKAKSPTPSPSPARNSDPEGGGKKKKKKKDKKHKKDKKHKKHKKHKKEKAVAAAAAPAVAPAAAAAPTTASAQEEPEAEPEPKKETESEAEDNLDDLEKHLREKALRSMRKAQVSPQS comes from the exons GGAACAAGTGCAGAACAGGATAATCGGTTCAGCAACAAACAGAAGAAGCTCCTGAAGCAGCTGAAATTCGCAGAATGCCTAGAGAAAAAG GTGGATATGAGCAAAGTAAATTTGGAGGTTATAAAGCCTTGGATAACAAAACGAGTAACGGAAATCCTTGGGTTTGAAGATGATGTTGTGATTGAGTTTATATTCAACCAGCTGGAAGTGAAG AATCCAGACTCCAAAATGATGCAAATCAACCTGACTGGGTTTTTGAATGGAAAAAATGCTAGAGAATTTATGGGAGAACTGTGGCCCCTGCTTTTAAGTGCGCAAGAAAACATCGCTGGAATCCCTTCTGCTTTCCTAGAactgaagaaagaagaaataaagcagaGACAG ATTGAACAAGAAAAGTTGGCATCTATGAAAAAGCAAGATGAGGACAAGGATAAGAGggataaggaagagaaagaaagcagcagAGAAAAAAGGGAGCGGTCTCGGAGTCCAAGAAG ACGCAAATCCAGATCTCCTTCCCCTAGAAGACGATCTTCCCCtgtcaggagagagagaaagcgcAGTCATTCTCGATCTCCCCGTCACAGAACCAAGAGCCGGAGTCCATCCCCTGctccagagaaaaaggaaaaaactccaGAGCTCCCAGAACCATCAGTGAAAGTAAAAGAACCTTCAGTACAAGAGGCCACTTCTACTAG TGACATCCTGAAAGTTCCCAAGCCTGAACCTGTACCAGAGCCTAAAGAACCTTCTCCAGAGAAAAattccaaaaaggaaaaggaaaaggagaagaccAGGCCAAGATCTCGGTCACGTTCCAAGTCAAGATCCCGGACACGTTCTCGTTCTCCTTCTCATACTCGACCTAGACGGCGTCATAGATCCCGATCAAG ATCATATTCACCTAGAAGGAGGCCAAGCCCAAGAAGGCGGCCATCTCCTCGAAGAAGAACTCCGCCAAGACGAATGCCTCCTCCACCAAGGCATAGAAGGAGTAGATCTCCAGTGAGACG AAGGCGACGTTCATCAGCATCCTTGTCTGGGAGTAGCTCGTCTTCATCTTCATCTCGTTCCCGGTCACCGCCAAAGAAGCCTCCAAAGAGGACATCCAGCCCCCCTCGAAAAACTCGTAGGTTATCTCCTTCAGGAAGTCCTCCGAGGCGAAGGCATAGGCCATCACCTCCAGCAACTCCACCGCCAAAAACTCGTCATTCCCCAACACCCCAGCAGTCTAACCGTACAAGGAAAAGTCGTGTTTCTGTTTCTCCAGGGAGAACTTCAG TGACAAAACATAAAGGTACTGAGAAAAGAGAGTCCCCTTCACCAGCACCCAAGCCTAGAAAAGTGGAGTTATCTGAATCAG AAGAAGATAAAGGTGGCAAAATGGCTGCGGCAGATTCTGTGCAGCAGAGACGCCAGTACAGACGACAGAACCAGCAGTCTTCCTCTG ATTctggctcctcctcttcctcagaaGATGAGCGACCCAAAAGGTCCCATGTGAAGAATGGTGAGGTAGGCAGGCGGCGGAGACATTCCCCTTCCCGGAGTGCCTCTCCATCACCTCGAAAACGCCAGAAAGAGACTTCCCCTCG TGGTAGACGGAGGAGAAGCCCCTCCCCGCCACCCGCCAGAAGGCGGCGTTCTccttctcctgctcctcctcctcgaCGCCGCAGGTCGCCCACACCACCACCGCGACGAAG gactccttcacctcctccccgTCGGCGCTCACCTTCCCCAAGAAGATACTCTCCTCCAATACAGAGGAGATACTCTCCTTCTCCGCCTCCAAAGAGAAGAACGGCttcaccccctcctcctcctcctaaacGAAGGGCATCACCATCTCCACCACCAAAGCGTCGGGTCTCCCACTCACCACCTCCCAAACAAAGGAGCTCCCCAGTCACCAAGAGACGTTCACCTTCATTGTCTTCAAAGCATAGAAAGGGGTCTTCCCCGAGCCGGTCTACCCGGGAGGCCCGGTCGCCACAACCAAACAAACGCCATTCGCCCTCACCACGGCCTCGAGCGCCTCAGACCTCCTCAAGTCCTCCACCTGTCCGAAGAGGAGCATCGTCATCACCCCAAAGAAGGCAGTCCCCATCTCCAAGTTCTAGGCCCATTAGGAGAGTCTCCAGGACTCCGGAacccaaaaagacaaaaaa aGCTGCCTCACCAAGCCCTCAATCAGTAAGGAGGGTCTCATCTTCCCGATCTGTCTCAGGATCTCCTGAGCCAGCAGCTAAAaaagccccagcacctccatccccTGTCCAGTCTCAGTCACCCTCTACCAACTGGTCACCAGCGGTACCGGTCAAAAAGGCTAAAAGCCCGACACCAAGCCCATCACCGGCAAGG AATTCAGACCCAGAAGGaggtggaaagaaaaagaagaaaaagaaggacaagaaACACAAAAAGGATAAGAAGCACAAGAAGCACAAAAAACACAAGAAGGAGAAAGCTGTGGCTGCGGCGGCTGCCCCCGCCGTGGCGCCTGCGGCTGCCGCTGCTCCCACCACTGCATCAGCGCAGGAGGAGCCGGAGGCAGAGCCGGAGCCCAAGAAG GAGACTGAAAGTGAGGCTGAAGATAACCTTGATGACTTAGAAAAGCATCTGCGTGAGAAGGCCCTGAGATCAATGCGGAAGGCTCAAGTGTCCCCACAGTCCTAG
- the SRRM1 gene encoding serine/arginine repetitive matrix protein 1 isoform X9: MMQINLTGFLNGKNAREFMGELWPLLLSAQENIAGIPSAFLELKKEEIKQRQIEQEKLASMKKQDEDKDKRDKEEKESSREKRERSRSPRRRKSRSPSPRRRSSPVRRERKRSHSRSPRHRTKSRSPSPAPEKKEKTPELPEPSVKVKEPSVQEATSTSDILKVPKPEPVPEPKEPSPEKNSKKEKEKEKTRPRSRSRSKSRSRTRSRSPSHTRPRRRHRSRSRSYSPRRRPSPRRRPSPRRRTPPRRMPPPPRHRRSRSPVRRRRRSSASLSGSSSSSSSSRSRSPPKKPPKRTSSPPRKTRRLSPSGSPPRRRHRPSPPATPPPKTRHSPTPQQSNRTRKSRVSVSPGRTSGKVTKHKGTEKRESPSPAPKPRKVELSESEEDKGGKMAAADSVQQRRQYRRQNQQSSSDSGSSSSSEDERPKRSHVKNGEVGRRRRHSPSRSASPSPRKRQKETSPRMQMGKRWQSPMNKSGRRRRSPSPPPARRRRSPSPAPPPRRRRSPTPPPRRRTPSPPPRRRSPSPRRYSPPIQRRYSPSPPPKRRTASPPPPPPKRRASPSPPPKRRVSHSPPPKQRSSPVTKRRSPSLSSKHRKGSSPSRSTREARSPQPNKRHSPSPRPRAPQTSSSPPPVRRGASSSPQRRQSPSPSSRPIRRVSRTPEPKKTKKAASPSPQSVRRVSSSRSVSGSPEPAAKKAPAPPSPVQSQSPSTNWSPAVPVKKAKSPTPSPSPARNSDPEGGGKKKKKKKDKKHKKDKKHKKHKKHKKEKAVAAAAAPAVAPAAAAAPTTASAQEEPEAEPEPKKETESEAEDNLDDLEKHLREKALRSMRKAQVSPQS; the protein is encoded by the exons ATGATGCAAATCAACCTGACTGGGTTTTTGAATGGAAAAAATGCTAGAGAATTTATGGGAGAACTGTGGCCCCTGCTTTTAAGTGCGCAAGAAAACATCGCTGGAATCCCTTCTGCTTTCCTAGAactgaagaaagaagaaataaagcagaGACAG ATTGAACAAGAAAAGTTGGCATCTATGAAAAAGCAAGATGAGGACAAGGATAAGAGggataaggaagagaaagaaagcagcagAGAAAAAAGGGAGCGGTCTCGGAGTCCAAGAAG ACGCAAATCCAGATCTCCTTCCCCTAGAAGACGATCTTCCCCtgtcaggagagagagaaagcgcAGTCATTCTCGATCTCCCCGTCACAGAACCAAGAGCCGGAGTCCATCCCCTGctccagagaaaaaggaaaaaactccaGAGCTCCCAGAACCATCAGTGAAAGTAAAAGAACCTTCAGTACAAGAGGCCACTTCTACTAG TGACATCCTGAAAGTTCCCAAGCCTGAACCTGTACCAGAGCCTAAAGAACCTTCTCCAGAGAAAAattccaaaaaggaaaaggaaaaggagaagaccAGGCCAAGATCTCGGTCACGTTCCAAGTCAAGATCCCGGACACGTTCTCGTTCTCCTTCTCATACTCGACCTAGACGGCGTCATAGATCCCGATCAAG ATCATATTCACCTAGAAGGAGGCCAAGCCCAAGAAGGCGGCCATCTCCTCGAAGAAGAACTCCGCCAAGACGAATGCCTCCTCCACCAAGGCATAGAAGGAGTAGATCTCCAGTGAGACG AAGGCGACGTTCATCAGCATCCTTGTCTGGGAGTAGCTCGTCTTCATCTTCATCTCGTTCCCGGTCACCGCCAAAGAAGCCTCCAAAGAGGACATCCAGCCCCCCTCGAAAAACTCGTAGGTTATCTCCTTCAGGAAGTCCTCCGAGGCGAAGGCATAGGCCATCACCTCCAGCAACTCCACCGCCAAAAACTCGTCATTCCCCAACACCCCAGCAGTCTAACCGTACAAGGAAAAGTCGTGTTTCTGTTTCTCCAGGGAGAACTTCAGGTAAAG TGACAAAACATAAAGGTACTGAGAAAAGAGAGTCCCCTTCACCAGCACCCAAGCCTAGAAAAGTGGAGTTATCTGAATCAG AAGAAGATAAAGGTGGCAAAATGGCTGCGGCAGATTCTGTGCAGCAGAGACGCCAGTACAGACGACAGAACCAGCAGTCTTCCTCTG ATTctggctcctcctcttcctcagaaGATGAGCGACCCAAAAGGTCCCATGTGAAGAATGGTGAGGTAGGCAGGCGGCGGAGACATTCCCCTTCCCGGAGTGCCTCTCCATCACCTCGAAAACGCCAGAAAGAGACTTCCCCTCG GATGCAGATGGGAAAGCGATGGCAATCGCCAATGAATAAAAG TGGTAGACGGAGGAGAAGCCCCTCCCCGCCACCCGCCAGAAGGCGGCGTTCTccttctcctgctcctcctcctcgaCGCCGCAGGTCGCCCACACCACCACCGCGACGAAG gactccttcacctcctccccgTCGGCGCTCACCTTCCCCAAGAAGATACTCTCCTCCAATACAGAGGAGATACTCTCCTTCTCCGCCTCCAAAGAGAAGAACGGCttcaccccctcctcctcctcctaaacGAAGGGCATCACCATCTCCACCACCAAAGCGTCGGGTCTCCCACTCACCACCTCCCAAACAAAGGAGCTCCCCAGTCACCAAGAGACGTTCACCTTCATTGTCTTCAAAGCATAGAAAGGGGTCTTCCCCGAGCCGGTCTACCCGGGAGGCCCGGTCGCCACAACCAAACAAACGCCATTCGCCCTCACCACGGCCTCGAGCGCCTCAGACCTCCTCAAGTCCTCCACCTGTCCGAAGAGGAGCATCGTCATCACCCCAAAGAAGGCAGTCCCCATCTCCAAGTTCTAGGCCCATTAGGAGAGTCTCCAGGACTCCGGAacccaaaaagacaaaaaa aGCTGCCTCACCAAGCCCTCAATCAGTAAGGAGGGTCTCATCTTCCCGATCTGTCTCAGGATCTCCTGAGCCAGCAGCTAAAaaagccccagcacctccatccccTGTCCAGTCTCAGTCACCCTCTACCAACTGGTCACCAGCGGTACCGGTCAAAAAGGCTAAAAGCCCGACACCAAGCCCATCACCGGCAAGG AATTCAGACCCAGAAGGaggtggaaagaaaaagaagaaaaagaaggacaagaaACACAAAAAGGATAAGAAGCACAAGAAGCACAAAAAACACAAGAAGGAGAAAGCTGTGGCTGCGGCGGCTGCCCCCGCCGTGGCGCCTGCGGCTGCCGCTGCTCCCACCACTGCATCAGCGCAGGAGGAGCCGGAGGCAGAGCCGGAGCCCAAGAAG GAGACTGAAAGTGAGGCTGAAGATAACCTTGATGACTTAGAAAAGCATCTGCGTGAGAAGGCCCTGAGATCAATGCGGAAGGCTCAAGTGTCCCCACAGTCCTAG
- the SRRM1 gene encoding serine/arginine repetitive matrix protein 1 isoform X4, whose protein sequence is MDAGFFRGTSAEQDNRFSNKQKKLLKQLKFAECLEKKVDMSKVNLEVIKPWITKRVTEILGFEDDVVIEFIFNQLEVKNPDSKMMQINLTGFLNGKNAREFMGELWPLLLSAQENIAGIPSAFLELKKEEIKQRQIEQEKLASMKKQDEDKDKRDKEEKESSREKRERSRSPRRRKSRSPSPRRRSSPVRRERKRSHSRSPRHRTKSRSPSPAPEKKEKTPELPEPSVKVKEPSVQEATSTSDILKVPKPEPVPEPKEPSPEKNSKKEKEKEKTRPRSRSRSKSRSRTRSRSPSHTRPRRRHRSRSRSYSPRRRPSPRRRPSPRRRTPPRRMPPPPRHRRSRSPVRRRRRSSASLSGSSSSSSSSRSRSPPKKPPKRTSSPPRKTRRLSPSGSPPRRRHRPSPPATPPPKTRHSPTPQQSNRTRKSRVSVSPGRTSVTKHKGTEKRESPSPAPKPRKVELSESEDKGGKMAAADSVQQRRQYRRQNQQSSSDSGSSSSSEDERPKRSHVKNGEVGRRRRHSPSRSASPSPRKRQKETSPRMQMGKRWQSPMNKSGRRRRSPSPPPARRRRSPSPAPPPRRRRSPTPPPRRRTPSPPPRRRSPSPRRYSPPIQRRYSPSPPPKRRTASPPPPPPKRRASPSPPPKRRVSHSPPPKQRSSPVTKRRSPSLSSKHRKGSSPSRSTREARSPQPNKRHSPSPRPRAPQTSSSPPPVRRGASSSPQRRQSPSPSSRPIRRVSRTPEPKKTKKAASPSPQSVRRVSSSRSVSGSPEPAAKKAPAPPSPVQSQSPSTNWSPAVPVKKAKSPTPSPSPARNSDPEGGGKKKKKKKDKKHKKDKKHKKHKKHKKEKAVAAAAAPAVAPAAAAAPTTASAQEEPEAEPEPKKETESEAEDNLDDLEKHLREKALRSMRKAQVSPQS, encoded by the exons GGAACAAGTGCAGAACAGGATAATCGGTTCAGCAACAAACAGAAGAAGCTCCTGAAGCAGCTGAAATTCGCAGAATGCCTAGAGAAAAAG GTGGATATGAGCAAAGTAAATTTGGAGGTTATAAAGCCTTGGATAACAAAACGAGTAACGGAAATCCTTGGGTTTGAAGATGATGTTGTGATTGAGTTTATATTCAACCAGCTGGAAGTGAAG AATCCAGACTCCAAAATGATGCAAATCAACCTGACTGGGTTTTTGAATGGAAAAAATGCTAGAGAATTTATGGGAGAACTGTGGCCCCTGCTTTTAAGTGCGCAAGAAAACATCGCTGGAATCCCTTCTGCTTTCCTAGAactgaagaaagaagaaataaagcagaGACAG ATTGAACAAGAAAAGTTGGCATCTATGAAAAAGCAAGATGAGGACAAGGATAAGAGggataaggaagagaaagaaagcagcagAGAAAAAAGGGAGCGGTCTCGGAGTCCAAGAAG ACGCAAATCCAGATCTCCTTCCCCTAGAAGACGATCTTCCCCtgtcaggagagagagaaagcgcAGTCATTCTCGATCTCCCCGTCACAGAACCAAGAGCCGGAGTCCATCCCCTGctccagagaaaaaggaaaaaactccaGAGCTCCCAGAACCATCAGTGAAAGTAAAAGAACCTTCAGTACAAGAGGCCACTTCTACTAG TGACATCCTGAAAGTTCCCAAGCCTGAACCTGTACCAGAGCCTAAAGAACCTTCTCCAGAGAAAAattccaaaaaggaaaaggaaaaggagaagaccAGGCCAAGATCTCGGTCACGTTCCAAGTCAAGATCCCGGACACGTTCTCGTTCTCCTTCTCATACTCGACCTAGACGGCGTCATAGATCCCGATCAAG ATCATATTCACCTAGAAGGAGGCCAAGCCCAAGAAGGCGGCCATCTCCTCGAAGAAGAACTCCGCCAAGACGAATGCCTCCTCCACCAAGGCATAGAAGGAGTAGATCTCCAGTGAGACG AAGGCGACGTTCATCAGCATCCTTGTCTGGGAGTAGCTCGTCTTCATCTTCATCTCGTTCCCGGTCACCGCCAAAGAAGCCTCCAAAGAGGACATCCAGCCCCCCTCGAAAAACTCGTAGGTTATCTCCTTCAGGAAGTCCTCCGAGGCGAAGGCATAGGCCATCACCTCCAGCAACTCCACCGCCAAAAACTCGTCATTCCCCAACACCCCAGCAGTCTAACCGTACAAGGAAAAGTCGTGTTTCTGTTTCTCCAGGGAGAACTTCAG TGACAAAACATAAAGGTACTGAGAAAAGAGAGTCCCCTTCACCAGCACCCAAGCCTAGAAAAGTGGAGTTATCTGAATCAG AAGATAAAGGTGGCAAAATGGCTGCGGCAGATTCTGTGCAGCAGAGACGCCAGTACAGACGACAGAACCAGCAGTCTTCCTCTG ATTctggctcctcctcttcctcagaaGATGAGCGACCCAAAAGGTCCCATGTGAAGAATGGTGAGGTAGGCAGGCGGCGGAGACATTCCCCTTCCCGGAGTGCCTCTCCATCACCTCGAAAACGCCAGAAAGAGACTTCCCCTCG GATGCAGATGGGAAAGCGATGGCAATCGCCAATGAATAAAAG TGGTAGACGGAGGAGAAGCCCCTCCCCGCCACCCGCCAGAAGGCGGCGTTCTccttctcctgctcctcctcctcgaCGCCGCAGGTCGCCCACACCACCACCGCGACGAAG gactccttcacctcctccccgTCGGCGCTCACCTTCCCCAAGAAGATACTCTCCTCCAATACAGAGGAGATACTCTCCTTCTCCGCCTCCAAAGAGAAGAACGGCttcaccccctcctcctcctcctaaacGAAGGGCATCACCATCTCCACCACCAAAGCGTCGGGTCTCCCACTCACCACCTCCCAAACAAAGGAGCTCCCCAGTCACCAAGAGACGTTCACCTTCATTGTCTTCAAAGCATAGAAAGGGGTCTTCCCCGAGCCGGTCTACCCGGGAGGCCCGGTCGCCACAACCAAACAAACGCCATTCGCCCTCACCACGGCCTCGAGCGCCTCAGACCTCCTCAAGTCCTCCACCTGTCCGAAGAGGAGCATCGTCATCACCCCAAAGAAGGCAGTCCCCATCTCCAAGTTCTAGGCCCATTAGGAGAGTCTCCAGGACTCCGGAacccaaaaagacaaaaaa aGCTGCCTCACCAAGCCCTCAATCAGTAAGGAGGGTCTCATCTTCCCGATCTGTCTCAGGATCTCCTGAGCCAGCAGCTAAAaaagccccagcacctccatccccTGTCCAGTCTCAGTCACCCTCTACCAACTGGTCACCAGCGGTACCGGTCAAAAAGGCTAAAAGCCCGACACCAAGCCCATCACCGGCAAGG AATTCAGACCCAGAAGGaggtggaaagaaaaagaagaaaaagaaggacaagaaACACAAAAAGGATAAGAAGCACAAGAAGCACAAAAAACACAAGAAGGAGAAAGCTGTGGCTGCGGCGGCTGCCCCCGCCGTGGCGCCTGCGGCTGCCGCTGCTCCCACCACTGCATCAGCGCAGGAGGAGCCGGAGGCAGAGCCGGAGCCCAAGAAG GAGACTGAAAGTGAGGCTGAAGATAACCTTGATGACTTAGAAAAGCATCTGCGTGAGAAGGCCCTGAGATCAATGCGGAAGGCTCAAGTGTCCCCACAGTCCTAG
- the SRRM1 gene encoding serine/arginine repetitive matrix protein 1 isoform X8 — translation MDAGFFRGTSAEQDNRFSNKQKKLLKQLKFAECLEKKVDMSKVNLEVIKPWITKRVTEILGFEDDVVIEFIFNQLEVKNPDSKMMQINLTGFLNGKNAREFMGELWPLLLSAQENIAGIPSAFLELKKEEIKQRQIEQEKLASMKKQDEDKDKRDKEEKESSREKRERSRSPRRRKSRSPSPRRRSSPVRRERKRSHSRSPRHRTKSRSPSPAPEKKEKTPELPEPSVKVKEPSVQEATSTSDILKVPKPEPVPEPKEPSPEKNSKKEKEKEKTRPRSRSRSKSRSRTRSRSPSHTRPRRRHRSRSRSYSPRRRPSPRRRPSPRRRTPPRRMPPPPRHRRSRSPVRRRRRSSASLSGSSSSSSSSRSRSPPKKPPKRTSSPPRKTRRLSPSGSPPRRRHRPSPPATPPPKTRHSPTPQQSNRTRKSRVSVSPGRTSVTKHKGTEKRESPSPAPKPRKVELSESEDKGGKMAAADSVQQRRQYRRQNQQSSSDSGSSSSSEDERPKRSHVKNGEVGRRRRHSPSRSASPSPRKRQKETSPRGRRRRSPSPPPARRRRSPSPAPPPRRRRSPTPPPRRRTPSPPPRRRSPSPRRYSPPIQRRYSPSPPPKRRTASPPPPPPKRRASPSPPPKRRVSHSPPPKQRSSPVTKRRSPSLSSKHRKGSSPSRSTREARSPQPNKRHSPSPRPRAPQTSSSPPPVRRGASSSPQRRQSPSPSSRPIRRVSRTPEPKKTKKAASPSPQSVRRVSSSRSVSGSPEPAAKKAPAPPSPVQSQSPSTNWSPAVPVKKAKSPTPSPSPARNSDPEGGGKKKKKKKDKKHKKDKKHKKHKKHKKEKAVAAAAAPAVAPAAAAAPTTASAQEEPEAEPEPKKETESEAEDNLDDLEKHLREKALRSMRKAQVSPQS, via the exons GGAACAAGTGCAGAACAGGATAATCGGTTCAGCAACAAACAGAAGAAGCTCCTGAAGCAGCTGAAATTCGCAGAATGCCTAGAGAAAAAG GTGGATATGAGCAAAGTAAATTTGGAGGTTATAAAGCCTTGGATAACAAAACGAGTAACGGAAATCCTTGGGTTTGAAGATGATGTTGTGATTGAGTTTATATTCAACCAGCTGGAAGTGAAG AATCCAGACTCCAAAATGATGCAAATCAACCTGACTGGGTTTTTGAATGGAAAAAATGCTAGAGAATTTATGGGAGAACTGTGGCCCCTGCTTTTAAGTGCGCAAGAAAACATCGCTGGAATCCCTTCTGCTTTCCTAGAactgaagaaagaagaaataaagcagaGACAG ATTGAACAAGAAAAGTTGGCATCTATGAAAAAGCAAGATGAGGACAAGGATAAGAGggataaggaagagaaagaaagcagcagAGAAAAAAGGGAGCGGTCTCGGAGTCCAAGAAG ACGCAAATCCAGATCTCCTTCCCCTAGAAGACGATCTTCCCCtgtcaggagagagagaaagcgcAGTCATTCTCGATCTCCCCGTCACAGAACCAAGAGCCGGAGTCCATCCCCTGctccagagaaaaaggaaaaaactccaGAGCTCCCAGAACCATCAGTGAAAGTAAAAGAACCTTCAGTACAAGAGGCCACTTCTACTAG TGACATCCTGAAAGTTCCCAAGCCTGAACCTGTACCAGAGCCTAAAGAACCTTCTCCAGAGAAAAattccaaaaaggaaaaggaaaaggagaagaccAGGCCAAGATCTCGGTCACGTTCCAAGTCAAGATCCCGGACACGTTCTCGTTCTCCTTCTCATACTCGACCTAGACGGCGTCATAGATCCCGATCAAG ATCATATTCACCTAGAAGGAGGCCAAGCCCAAGAAGGCGGCCATCTCCTCGAAGAAGAACTCCGCCAAGACGAATGCCTCCTCCACCAAGGCATAGAAGGAGTAGATCTCCAGTGAGACG AAGGCGACGTTCATCAGCATCCTTGTCTGGGAGTAGCTCGTCTTCATCTTCATCTCGTTCCCGGTCACCGCCAAAGAAGCCTCCAAAGAGGACATCCAGCCCCCCTCGAAAAACTCGTAGGTTATCTCCTTCAGGAAGTCCTCCGAGGCGAAGGCATAGGCCATCACCTCCAGCAACTCCACCGCCAAAAACTCGTCATTCCCCAACACCCCAGCAGTCTAACCGTACAAGGAAAAGTCGTGTTTCTGTTTCTCCAGGGAGAACTTCAG TGACAAAACATAAAGGTACTGAGAAAAGAGAGTCCCCTTCACCAGCACCCAAGCCTAGAAAAGTGGAGTTATCTGAATCAG AAGATAAAGGTGGCAAAATGGCTGCGGCAGATTCTGTGCAGCAGAGACGCCAGTACAGACGACAGAACCAGCAGTCTTCCTCTG ATTctggctcctcctcttcctcagaaGATGAGCGACCCAAAAGGTCCCATGTGAAGAATGGTGAGGTAGGCAGGCGGCGGAGACATTCCCCTTCCCGGAGTGCCTCTCCATCACCTCGAAAACGCCAGAAAGAGACTTCCCCTCG TGGTAGACGGAGGAGAAGCCCCTCCCCGCCACCCGCCAGAAGGCGGCGTTCTccttctcctgctcctcctcctcgaCGCCGCAGGTCGCCCACACCACCACCGCGACGAAG gactccttcacctcctccccgTCGGCGCTCACCTTCCCCAAGAAGATACTCTCCTCCAATACAGAGGAGATACTCTCCTTCTCCGCCTCCAAAGAGAAGAACGGCttcaccccctcctcctcctcctaaacGAAGGGCATCACCATCTCCACCACCAAAGCGTCGGGTCTCCCACTCACCACCTCCCAAACAAAGGAGCTCCCCAGTCACCAAGAGACGTTCACCTTCATTGTCTTCAAAGCATAGAAAGGGGTCTTCCCCGAGCCGGTCTACCCGGGAGGCCCGGTCGCCACAACCAAACAAACGCCATTCGCCCTCACCACGGCCTCGAGCGCCTCAGACCTCCTCAAGTCCTCCACCTGTCCGAAGAGGAGCATCGTCATCACCCCAAAGAAGGCAGTCCCCATCTCCAAGTTCTAGGCCCATTAGGAGAGTCTCCAGGACTCCGGAacccaaaaagacaaaaaa aGCTGCCTCACCAAGCCCTCAATCAGTAAGGAGGGTCTCATCTTCCCGATCTGTCTCAGGATCTCCTGAGCCAGCAGCTAAAaaagccccagcacctccatccccTGTCCAGTCTCAGTCACCCTCTACCAACTGGTCACCAGCGGTACCGGTCAAAAAGGCTAAAAGCCCGACACCAAGCCCATCACCGGCAAGG AATTCAGACCCAGAAGGaggtggaaagaaaaagaagaaaaagaaggacaagaaACACAAAAAGGATAAGAAGCACAAGAAGCACAAAAAACACAAGAAGGAGAAAGCTGTGGCTGCGGCGGCTGCCCCCGCCGTGGCGCCTGCGGCTGCCGCTGCTCCCACCACTGCATCAGCGCAGGAGGAGCCGGAGGCAGAGCCGGAGCCCAAGAAG GAGACTGAAAGTGAGGCTGAAGATAACCTTGATGACTTAGAAAAGCATCTGCGTGAGAAGGCCCTGAGATCAATGCGGAAGGCTCAAGTGTCCCCACAGTCCTAG